A window of the Borreliella afzelii genome harbors these coding sequences:
- a CDS encoding type I restriction enzyme HsdR N-terminal domain-containing protein translates to MLDEDKDINFIKSIKAVSRKIQNNKDLIENEAQTRQNLIDPFLDAMGYDHADLSIVKVEDKADIPKLNGLKKVDYIIYPTKKDEEPTILIEAKYHNSKEKLGNYLKQLKPYFENIRSQEKRVEFGILTDGIEYRFYSDLDKDNLLDNEPFMVINLEKLTTKDFGYLKKFSRNSLNIEAARAFALEKKYTDKLLAYLKKEIKNTSDDFLEFFKTKIDFKKTHLDELFNNIIKNVFSVFNEKHDILVDIKKNNIEDGIDPGIKDNNIKTENLKKFEKLNSDMKAIYKNLESFIFALSSNEIEKLETKCYTGFRVQGRYFVDFSFRPRVNKINITITAALNQITLKEGFTRYVKNIGKWGRGDIQILCTSGLQMEEIKYLIRLSYNNIVSKKVH, encoded by the coding sequence ATGCTAGATGAAGATAAAGATATAAATTTTATAAAATCAATAAAAGCTGTAAGTAGAAAGATACAAAATAACAAGGATCTTATTGAAAACGAAGCACAAACAAGGCAAAATCTTATTGATCCATTTTTAGATGCAATGGGCTATGATCACGCTGATCTTTCAATTGTTAAAGTTGAAGATAAGGCGGATATTCCAAAACTGAATGGGTTAAAAAAAGTTGATTATATTATTTATCCAACAAAAAAGGATGAAGAACCTACGATTTTGATAGAGGCTAAATATCATAATAGTAAGGAAAAGCTTGGAAATTATTTAAAGCAATTAAAACCTTATTTTGAAAATATTCGTTCTCAAGAGAAGAGAGTTGAATTCGGCATATTAACAGATGGTATAGAATATAGATTCTATTCAGACTTAGATAAAGATAATTTACTAGATAATGAGCCTTTTATGGTTATTAATTTAGAAAAATTAACAACTAAAGATTTTGGATATCTTAAAAAGTTTTCTAGGAACTCTTTAAATATTGAGGCGGCCAGAGCTTTTGCATTAGAAAAAAAATATACAGACAAGCTTTTAGCTTATTTAAAAAAAGAAATAAAAAATACAAGCGATGATTTTCTTGAATTTTTTAAAACCAAAATTGATTTTAAAAAAACACATTTAGACGAATTATTTAATAATATTATAAAAAATGTTTTTAGTGTTTTTAATGAAAAACATGATATATTAGTAGACATTAAAAAAAATAACATAGAAGATGGTATAGATCCTGGCATAAAAGATAATAATATTAAAACCGAAAATTTAAAAAAATTTGAAAAATTAAATTCGGATATGAAAGCAATATACAAAAACTTAGAAAGTTTTATTTTTGCTTTAAGCTCTAATGAAATTGAGAAACTTGAAACAAAGTGCTATACGGGATTTAGAGTACAGGGTAGGTATTTTGTAGATTTTAGCTTTAGACCTAGGGTAAATAAAATAAATATTACTATTACTGCTGCTCTAAATCAAATAACCTTAAAAGAAGGTTTTACTAGATATGTTAAGAATATTGGCAAATGGGGTAGAGGGGATATTCAGATTTTATGTACATCGGGTCTTCAAATGGAAGAAATCAAATATCTTATTAGATTAAGTTACAATAATATTGTTTCAAAAAAAGTACATTAA
- a CDS encoding P12 family lipoprotein yields the protein MQNQLRIDIKLDNLINKIDIAGNEIRFVAFFFGDAQKKLKESIIKRLESKKQGSCVLQLSKQVLSNSRNALRQLKSFSYKINEAFRRKEEIKELIENLKTVFASFNR from the coding sequence TTGCAAAATCAGTTAAGGATAGATATTAAACTTGATAATCTTATAAATAAGATTGATATAGCAGGAAATGAAATAAGATTCGTAGCTTTCTTTTTTGGTGACGCGCAGAAAAAGTTAAAAGAAAGTATTATTAAAAGATTGGAGAGTAAAAAACAAGGATCTTGTGTGTTGCAATTATCTAAACAGGTTCTAAGTAACTCAAGGAATGCCTTAAGACAATTAAAATCTTTTTCTTATAAAATAAATGAGGCATTTAGGAGAAAGGAAGAGATAAAAGAACTTATTGAAAATTTAAAAACCGTTTTCGCAAGTTTTAATAGATAA
- the bdr gene encoding Bdr family repetitive protein: protein MKSVLTVNITEEQIYKEFLRLGMEQLIAKDLSKRYYHNELTYRDLENLEKQFNLKFDNLISEISFVEKNLNTKIDNLDAKIDTVEKNLQKDISNLEQNLNKNMSILEQNLNKNMSILEQNLNKNMSILEQNLKKELQVNSQIFLEKLKVSNRVISIIVVVVVPAAISILTPFVMSLISNYYK from the coding sequence ATGAAATCGGTGTTGACAGTAAATATTACCGAAGAACAAATATATAAAGAGTTCCTACGGCTAGGGATGGAACAGCTAATAGCTAAAGATTTGTCAAAAAGATATTATCACAATGAGCTTACATATAGAGATTTAGAAAATTTAGAAAAACAATTCAACTTAAAATTTGATAATCTTATTTCTGAGATTTCTTTTGTAGAAAAGAATTTAAATACCAAAATAGATAATTTAGACGCCAAAATTGATACTGTAGAGAAGAATTTACAAAAAGACATATCCAACTTGGAACAAAATCTGAACAAAAATATGTCTATTTTAGAACAAAATCTGAACAAAAATATGTCTATTTTAGAACAAAATCTGAACAAAAATATGTCTATTTTAGAACAAAATCTGAAAAAAGAGCTACAAGTTAATAGCCAAATTTTTTTGGAAAAGCTTAAGGTTAGCAATAGAGTAATAAGTATTATTGTAGTAGTAGTGGTTCCCGCTGCTATATCTATTCTAACACCTTTTGTTATGTCGTTAATTAGTAACTATTACAAATAA
- a CDS encoding P13 family porin: MAFFLNMVIPLGIGSFSQGDYIGGGSVLGFSLLGMTLIVTGFFNMPEYGNNDKTKLRTGYTLMGIGALTLLTSYITSLIIPFIFANKKDKEIGKKSGISLAGFEPNFDIGINGFQLKFKKNY, encoded by the coding sequence ATGGCATTTTTCCTTAACATGGTAATTCCTTTGGGAATAGGATCCTTTTCCCAAGGAGATTATATTGGTGGTGGATCAGTACTTGGATTCAGTTTGCTGGGGATGACCCTTATAGTAACCGGATTTTTTAATATGCCTGAGTATGGTAATAACGATAAGACAAAACTAAGAACTGGATATACACTAATGGGAATAGGAGCGCTCACACTTTTGACATCCTATATAACCTCGCTTATTATTCCATTTATATTTGCAAATAAAAAAGATAAAGAAATTGGAAAAAAATCAGGCATTTCGCTTGCGGGTTTTGAACCAAATTTTGATATTGGAATAAACGGATTCCAGCTCAAGTTTAAAAAAAATTATTAA